The Apium graveolens cultivar Ventura chromosome 11, ASM990537v1, whole genome shotgun sequence genome has a window encoding:
- the LOC141696488 gene encoding disease resistance protein Roq1-like, whose protein sequence is MTLYICNRSHLYQDLCRDGLKTFIDNPELRSGDVISESLIQAIQESKTYIVVLSKTWCLDELVEILRCHKTMNRFVVPVFYNSHPSVVRHQIGSFKEAFDKHQTRYDVEKIVGDTKFFQQLQMTNAHIMSEAEIIDRVVSRISLETNPKTLLVAAFKVGLDSRVKSLTTLFNSETNGVIKIGIHGMGGVGKTTLAKEVYNQNYQRFQGSCFQANVWEVSGMRNGIESLQKQLINNVLKRKDITIDNADQGIEVIKARICSTKVLVVIDDLDNVESLKYLEGSFALGSVIIITMRYENLLDKLEIKAKYKVNQMDEMSRSNFLPNMHSEKLKYQTHSLNCPKKF, encoded by the exons ATGACCCTCTATATCTGTAACAGAAGTCATCTTTACCAAGACTTGTGCCGCGATGGCCTTAAAACATTTATAGACAATCCTGAGTTACGTAGCGGAGATGTAATCTCAGAGTCATTGATCCAGGCTATTCAGGAATCTAAGACTTATATTGTTGTCCTCTCCAAAACATGGTGCCTTGACGAGCTTGTAGAGATCCTCCGTTGTCACAAGACAATGAACAGATTTGTTGTTCCTGTGTTCTACAACAGTCATCCATCCGTTGTGCGTCACCAAATTGGGAGTTTTAAAGAAGCTTTTGATAAACATCAAACTCGTTATGATGTGGAGAAA ATTGTTGGCGACACTAAGTTTTTTCAACAATTGCAAATGACAAATGCACACATTAT GTCTGAAGCTGAAATTATTGATAGAGTTGTTAGTAGGATTTCACTCGAAACAAATCCCAAAACTTTGCTTGTTGCCGCATTTAAGGTTGGGTTGGATTCTCGAGTCAAATCTCTAACAACTTTGTTTAACAGTGAGACAAATGGTGTGATTAAGATTGGTATACATGGCATGGGAGGGGTTGGTAAAACAACTCTTGCTAAAGAAGTGTATAATCAAAACTATCAACGATTTCAAGGAAGTTGCTTTCAAGCAAATGTTTGGGAGGTTTCAGGAATGAGAAATGGTATAGAATCTTTACAAAAGCAACTTATTAACAATGTTCTTAAGCGCAAGGACATTACTATTGACAATGCTGACCAAGGAATTGAGGTGATAAAGGCTAGAATTTGTTCGACAAAAGTCCTTGTTGTTATTGATGATTTAGACAATGTGGAATCACTAAAATATTTAGAAGGGTCATTTGCTTTGGGGAGCGTTATCATAATAACAATGAGATACGAAAATCTATTGGATAAACTTGAAATAAAAGCAAAATACAAGGTAAATCAAATGGATGAGATGAGTCGCTCCAACTTTTTACCCAACATGCATTCGGAAAAGCTAAAATACCAGACACATTCACTGAATTGTCCAAAAAAGTTCTAA